A window of Thermoanaerobacterium sp. PSU-2 genomic DNA:
TCGAAATCAATATCTATGATTACGTCACAGTTCGATACTATAAATGTATTATTTAACTTATCAATTGCAAGCCTTAATGAGCCTGCTGTTCCGAGAAATTCTTTTTCATGAACAAAATCTATATTATATCCGTCTGGATTTTCTGCAAAATATAATTTTATAATTTCGGCTTTATAATTAAGTGAAATTATGAAATCATTAAAACCGTAATTTTTAAAATTTTTCATTATAATCTCTATTATAGGCTTATCACCTATAGGTATCAATGGTTTCGGAAGTATTTTTGTAAACGGATCTAACCTTGTACCCTTACCGCCAGCCATAATAAAAACACTGTTATTCTTCTTTGAATATTCACATTTTACTCCAATAAATTCTTCCATCAGTATTAAATCGATAACTCTTTTTTCATTATCTATTACAGGAATAGTTTTTATTTTATACTTTATCATCAACTCTTTAGCAACTTCTTCTTGTCCTCTATAAACATATTTTGGTTTCTTATTCATAATGGTAGAAACAGGCTGTTCCAATGATACATTATCCAATATCGCCCTTCTTATATCTCCATCTGTAACAGTTCCAACAAACCTATCATCATCATCAACAACTAAAAGAATTTGTAATCTATTTTCATTTAACTGCTTTATAGCATTTTTAATAATACATTTATCGCTAATAACAACGGATTTAACCTTATTCTCCATTATTGATTTCTCCCCATATCATACCTATATTTTTTTATTGTCCCTGGAATACCTACAACAACAGCATTATCAGGTACATCATCTAAGACAACAGTACCAGCTCCAACTAAAGAATTTTTACCTATCTTTATTCCCTCAATAATAACAGACCCAATTCCAATATGACTTGCTTCACCTATTTTAACTCCTCCTGCAATTTTAACGCCTGGAGCAATATGAACATGATCGCTTATTATGCAATCATGTTCAATAATAGATCCTGTATTTACTATCACGTTATTTCCAACTCGGGTATCAGGACCTATAAAAGTACCAGCCATTACAACATTTCCTCGCCCGAATTTTACATGCTCTGAAATAATAGCTGATGGGTGAAATGCATTAATAAAGGTAAAGCCGATCTCCTTTACTTTTTCATACAAATTTTTTCGCAAATAATTATCTCCAACACTTCCAACAACTATTAGTGCATAATTTATCTCACGTTTTAATAAATCATTTAATTGCTCATCAGTTGCAATAACCGGTACGCCTAAAACTTTTTTGCCAATCTCATCAGATTTGCCTATTAGTCCTTCAATATGTATTTTATTATTTTTTTTCAGTATATCTATCACCGCTTTTGCATGACCACCTGCACCAATTAAAATTAATTTATCCAAAAGAATTCCTCCTTGGAAAAAGCATATAATTATTATTCAAGCATAGAAAAGTCAATAATTGTATCCTTTAAAATATGAATTCTGGCTTTTTTACCAATTAAATAATCAAAAAACTTAGGAGGCAAACCAGTTCCTGGCCTTTTTGTAATTAGCATCTCTTCCGTTATGACACTGCCACTGGGTATATCTTTAGCTGCAATAATTGACTTCCTTGCTACATCTCTAACATTTTTTTCATTCTCTCTACATCTTTTTATCCCATTTCCTAATGCCGCCTCTATGTTTCTAATGCTTTTAATCATAAGCTTAAGTTCGCTTGGCTCAAGTGAAGCCTTGTGATCAGGGCCTATCATTCTTTTATCAAGAGTAAAATGTTTTTCAATAATCAATGCTCCCATCGAAACTGCTGCTATTGCAACTTCAATGCCAAGAGTATGATCTGAATAACCAACAGGTAGCTTAAAAGCATTTTTCATAGTGATCATTGCATTTAAATTAACATCTTTGTATTCAGTTGGATAATTTGATGTACAATGCAATAAGATTATACTCTTATTACCAGTATTTTTAATCACTTCTATCGCTTCTTCGATTTCACCTAAATTAGACATTCCCGTGGAAAGTATTATTGGTTTCTTTTTTTTTGCAATGTATTTTAAGAAGGGAATATTTGTAATATCACCAGAACCAATTTTAAATGCAGGTACGTCAGCTTGTTCCAACATATCGGCACTTTCATAATCAAAAGGAGTTGCTAAATAGATTAAATTTCGCCTTTTGCAATATTCCATTATTTTGATATGATCATCATAAGACAATTCTAACTTTTTTAACATATCATACTGTGTTTCATCTGGAGATGTAGTCAATTTCTGGTATTCAGCTTTCTCTGCATCTTTATTTACTAAATTTTCCGTTTGAAATATTTGGAATTTTATTGCATCTGCACCTGCTTTAGACGCCGCATCAACTAATTTCATAGCTGTTTCTAAATCACCATTATGATTCACTCCTGCTTCAGCTATAACAAATACAGAAGAATTTTCTGATATTGTTCTATTTGCTATTTTAAGCATTATATCATCACGCTCCAACATCTAATCTTCTATAAATTTTAAAATTCTAAAACCTTCAGCATATCTACAACCTGAAGCACAACCTCTAATTAGAGCTAAAGACTTTACACTATCTTCGCTTCTTGGAAAAGGGTGCTCTTTAATCTCATCATCATAAATATTTAATATTTTAATCTTTTTCTCAATAAAATCACTAATATCTATAAAGTAATTTGGAACAAAACCATTATCAGAATTTGCATAATCAGATTCAGATGGAATTTCCATCATTAAAATACATTTAATAAAAGGAAATCTAAAAACTTTCGTACACGAATTTAAAACATCAAAAACGACTTTATGATCTGAATGAATATCGTATCTATACGGTAAAATTATTCTATTAGGCTCAATTTGTCTTATTATATTTGATACCTCCTCTATTAAATCTTTTTTATGATACTTATCTAAACCGGATGGTTGCAATTTTAAATTGTAAAAGTAATCAAAATCATACGATTTAATCACATTATTAATTTGACTAGTTCTCTTATCTACTTCAGTTATAGAATATCCATATTCCTCCTTCTTATCAGTAAAATTTAACCAAGCAATTTTATATCCATTCTTCTTATATCTAAGTATTGTGCCTCCGGCTCCAAGTGTTTCATCATCTGGATGTGGAGAAACTACCATTAAAATCATAAATATTCACCTTCCATAATTATTTCTCCTAAATCACAATCCGTAATCTCAATGCAATTATCTCCTGCTTTTATTAATAATACACCATTGTTATTTTTAATAACTTTGCCAGGTTCTAAATTGTCATATCTATTAGTTCTTACCTCATTTACTTTCCAAACCCTAACTTTTTTATTCTTATAAAAAAAATATGCACCAGGATAAGGCCTAGTTAAAGCCCTGACTAAATTATAAATTGTATATGATGACATTCTCCAGTCTATCTCTCCGTCTTTTTCGCTTCGCTTTCTCCAATAATTGGATATAACATTATCTTGTTTAATTGTTTTATAAGTTCCATTTTCCAATAAAGGAATAAAATTTTCAATTTGTTTAAGTGCAATGGATGTAATCTTTTCATATAAACTTTTGGCATCATCTGAATAATTTATTTCAATTTTCTCCTGTGATAAGATATCACCACTATCTGCATCCTCATTCATAAAGAAGAATGTAGATCCTGTCTCCTTTAAGCCTAGCGCCAATGCCCATATTATCGGATGTCTACCTCTATTTTGCGGCAACAAAGCTGGATGATAGCCTAAAACTCCCATTGGAGGTATATTCAATAGTTCCTTTCCTATTAGCTGTGATAAGCCAAAACAAAATATAATATCTGGTTCTTTACTCTTTATATACTTTATAGTTTCAAATTCGTTAATATTATTAAAATATTTATATTCCAAATTATTGTGAATACATAATTCAGATAAATTTACAAAATCAGAATTATACTTAGATTTTTCTTTTGTTAATACAGACACAATATTACAGTTTAATTCTATTAATTTTTCTAATATCCTCTTTGAAAATTCAACAGTTCCAATAAATAATATCCTCACTTTACATCACCATATCATAAAAAGTCTTCTTAATTGATATATTTGTATCTAAAATCTTCTTAAGTATATTTATTATTCTTTCTGATGATTTGCCATCACCATATGGGTTATCAATAGTTTTACATAATTTTTTAAATTCTGTAGACAATGCTTTTTTTAGTGCCAATACTATCTTTTCAGAATTCGCTTCACAATCTATTACACTTTTCGCCTTTATTCTTCCCTTTTGTCTGTCTCCGATATTTACTGTTGGCTTTTTAAATGTTGGTGCCTCAATTATTCCACTTGATGAATTCCCTAATATAACATCAACATTTTTCATCAAAGATAAATACTTTAAGCGTCCTAACGAAGTAAAACTTGCTGCCCTATCTGTATTAGTTTTTACATAGTTATCTATAAGCATAGATATAATTCTACCATCTGTATCGGCATTAGGTTTTGTAAATATTATTTTTACATTTTTAAAACTATCCAAAGCCTTTAATAATTCAATAAATTGGGCCTGTGAAGTATTATTTTCAAGTGTAACAGGATGATATGTAACTAAAATATTTACTTCTCCTAACTTAAACGACAATTCTTCTTGTAAATCTTCCCTTGAAAGCAACTTAATATTTTCTATATTGTCAATTCCTAAAGCCCCCACATTAAAAACTCTTTCAGGATTCTCTCCAAGTTGAATAACTCTATTTTTATAAACCTCGGTAGATGTAAAATGATATGTACTCATTTTTGTTATCGAATGTCTAATAGCATCATCAATTAGACCTTCAGTTAATTCTCCTCCATAAAGATGAGCTATTGGTATTTTAGCAACTAAACATGCTACAGCAGCAGCAAATGTTTCAAATCTATCACCCAATAAAATTACTATATCAGGCCTTAATCTATTCAATGCATCTGCAAAACCAATTATTCCTAACCCTATTGATTTTGTAATGCCTATTTCTGAATCACTTGATAATAGCATTTCTATTTTTTCATTTATCTCAAATCCATCATCAATAATTTCTTTAAAAGTTAATCCAAATTCAGGCGATAAATGCATTCCTGTAACTATTATTTGAAGATCAAATAAATTTGTTTCTTTAATTTTTTTTAATAGAGGATAAAGTAAACCATACTCTGCTCTTGTACCTGTAACAACTGCAATCTTCTTCATATACTCACCTCTTTTTTATACCTAAAATATCTAATAAAGTTTTTGCAACATATTTTATATCTTCATAAGTATTTAATGTTGAACCAGGTAAATTTAAGCCGTTTTCATATATTTCATAAGAATTACTATAGCTTCCTTTCTTGTATTTTTTATAAGGAGGAAAATCTACTATAGGATTAAATATTCTTCTTGTTGGAATGCCCCTTCTTTTTAATTCATCTTGAATTTGAGGTATAGCCATACCTACTTTTTTACAATCAATTTTTACTGAAGGTAACCAAGCAGAACTTTCTGCACTTTCATATTCTTTTTGCAAAGAAATTTCTTCAATCCCATCAAAAATTTCCTTGTAAATCTCAAAATACATCCGCTTTTTTTCTAAAAATCCTGCCAATCGGTCAAGTTGAGCAATTCCTAAAGATGCTTCTAAATTTGTCATTCTATAATTAAAACCTATTTCTGTATGAAAATAGCCTTGAGTCATATCCCTCGCCTGATTTACCAAAAATCTTATATGTGAGGCCCATTTTTCATTATTCGAAGATACCATACCCCCTCCTCCTGTAGTTATTACTTTATTACCATTAAAGCTAAAACATCCTACATGGCCTATTGTCCCTGTCATACTTCCTTTATATGAAGCTCCAAGACTTTCCGTTGCATCTTCTATAACATAAATATTGTTCTCCATTGCTATCTCCATTATTTTATCCATATCACATGGATTGCCATATAAATGTACAGGAATAATTGCTTTTGTTTTAGGTGTAATCGCTTTTTCTATTTCTCTTGGATCTATGTTCCATGTGTCTTTATCAACATCAACAAATACAGGAGTTGCTCCGCAGTAAACTATCGGATTAACAGTCGCAACAAATGTAATAGAAGGAACTATAACCTCATCACCGTCTTTAATGCCTAATTCATAAAGTGCCATGTGCAGTGCTGCTGTTCCACTTTGAACCGAAACACAATGATTTACATTTAAAAATTCAGCAAATCTTCTTTCGAATTCAGGAACAAAAGGACCAGCAGTAGATACATAACCACTTTCAATGCATTTCACTAAATAGTCCTTTTCTTTATCGCCTAAATTAGGCGAATCAAGTTGTATATTATACATTATATACCTCCGATTTATATAAGCTGATATTATCCTTAATCCATCTAATCGTTTCTTTTAGCCCATCTTCAAGTTGATATTCGGGTCTCCAATCAGTATATTTCTTTATTTTAGAGCTATCACATACTAATCTTTCAACTTCACTTTTTTCTGGTCTAAATCTTTGTTCGTCTTGTACTATTTCGATATTAGCATCCATTAACTTTAAAATCATCTCTACTAAAGAACCTATCGAAATTTCATGTCCAGAACCAACATTTGTAATGTTCCCAACTAGTTCATCACATTCAGCAATTTTTATAAATCCATTAACTGTATCAAAAACAAAATTCAAATCTCTTGTAGGTTTTAAATTGCCAATTTTTGTATATTTTTCTCCATTTAATATCTGAGTTATTATAGTAGGAATAACAGCTCTTGCTGATTGGCGTGGCCCATACGTATTAAAAGGTCTCACAATTGTTACAGGTAAATCAAATGAATTATAAAAACTTAAAGCCAAATTATCAGCACTTATTTTAGTCGCTGAATATGGTGACTGCGGTTGCAGTGGATGTAATTCATCAATTGGTATGTATCTTGCCGTTCCATAAACTTCACTTGTTGAAGTATGTATAACTCTTTCTATATCAAGCTCTCTTGCAGATTGCAATACATTGTATGTTCCTTCTATATTAGTTTTTATATAGGCAAGAGGTGATACATAGGAATATGGAATTCCAATTAGCGCTGCCAGATGAAATACAACATCCACTCCTTTCATAGCATCTCTAACACTATCATAATCTCTTATATCACCTCTATAAATTTCGATCTCATCTTTATACTTAGACTTTTCTAACCAACCCCAATTATTATTAGAATTATACCTAACAAACGCTTTTACTTTTGCACCTATTTCCACTAATCTTTCTGCTAAATGGGAACCAATAAATCCTCCTGCCCCTGTAACTAAAACTTTTTTATTTTTTAAGTTCATCACATATCCTCCTAAAAAGTCTTCAACTTAATCATTGTTTGATTTCGTCAACTGTCTTTAATGCTTTCTTTAAACCTTCCAATGACTTCTCTATCGCTTCATATATTCCTTGATAAAGTGTATATGACATCATTGCAATTCTTAATTTTTTTTGCTTTTCCGTCTCATCCTTTTCAGGTTTAAAACCTTTTAGAACTTTTGTAGTAACTATGTTTAATATAGAAGTTATATACAAAAAACTATCTTTTGAGTTTTTTAATCTTTTGTCTATTTTATCTAATATTGATACTATATGAGATACGTCTGCGTTAACATCCTTCTGATATTCATTATACATTTTTTTTGAAAGCTTTGCAGCACGAATACAGTCATTTTTAATTTTTTCTAAGTTTTTAATTGCATCTTCAAACTCTTTTATAAATCCATCGATCTGCCTTTTATCTAATTTAATCTTTCCGTTTTTCAATGTACTGTCTATCTCATCACTTATATTTATTTCTCTTTTCATAAACAGCTCGATTGCTTCTTTAAATCTTATTATTTTAGTTCCTTTTATAAGAGCACCACCTTCTGTAGCATTTATGTATATCCTATCCGAATGCCCATATATATAATTTTCAAACCATGTCTTAAACGAAAGCAAAACACGATCAGTCAAAACTTTTTCTTCAAAGTTGCCTTTAACATATATGTACTCTTTTCCGTCAGTATTCTCTTTTATTCTGTCTTTTTCATAAGTTGTCCCAGATGCATGTGTCCTATGATCTGAATACGCTAAATCTTGCCCCATAAAAATAATAGGGTTGCATCCTAACATATATGCAAAATCCAAAGATAAATTAGCTACAGATGGCCCTGTGCTTAATTTTCCAAAATCTAACGATAATTTGTCACTAAGCAATTTCGTATATTCTGATGCAATCTCTGCAATGATAAGTGGCCCCTCATATTCTTTTAATATTTTAGGATATAAAGTCAAATCGTACACGAGTGGAGATTTGACTTTATGTCCATCAAAATGCTCAAAATTCTTTTTTCCACCATCTATTGATACAACAAAATCCGGTTCAATATTTTTTTTCAAAAGCGCTTTTAAAGCTGTCCCAACACATATTATGACACATTTACCCTTTGCTTCTTTTAATTGATCAATGTTTTTGTCAAGTGAAGGACCAGCAGAAACTATTACTGCAGGAATATTTTTAAATACATCAAAAAAAGACTTAACAGGTACACTTCTAAAAACAAACTCCAAATTCTCCATAAAATTTGATTGCCATTGTTCAGCAAAATAAAGTGCCGTATTCCTATTAATTCTCATAGAATTAATAGTTTCCAGCAAGCATTTATTAAATTTTTCATAATATTCTCTAAAAACGATAGGATACTGTTTAAATTCTTTATATACAAC
This region includes:
- a CDS encoding nucleotidyltransferase family protein, encoding MENKVKSVVISDKCIIKNAIKQLNENRLQILLVVDDDDRFVGTVTDGDIRRAILDNVSLEQPVSTIMNKKPKYVYRGQEEVAKELMIKYKIKTIPVIDNEKRVIDLILMEEFIGVKCEYSKKNNSVFIMAGGKGTRLDPFTKILPKPLIPIGDKPIIEIIMKNFKNYGFNDFIISLNYKAEIIKLYFAENPDGYNIDFVHEKEFLGTAGSLRLAIDKLNNTFIVSNCDVIIDIDFDELLKYHEKSGNDATIVGVVKNMQIPYGVMDVNNGELINMIEKPEYNFVINSGVYVLEPELIRLIPDGQSFNMPDLLLKSKDYGYKVGVYPVSSKWFDVGQWEEYRSTLEYFKKVDSV
- a CDS encoding acetyltransferase, whose amino-acid sequence is MDKLILIGAGGHAKAVIDILKKNNKIHIEGLIGKSDEIGKKVLGVPVIATDEQLNDLLKREINYALIVVGSVGDNYLRKNLYEKVKEIGFTFINAFHPSAIISEHVKFGRGNVVMAGTFIGPDTRVGNNVIVNTGSIIEHDCIISDHVHIAPGVKIAGGVKIGEASHIGIGSVIIEGIKIGKNSLVGAGTVVLDDVPDNAVVVGIPGTIKKYRYDMGRNQ
- the neuB gene encoding N-acetylneuraminate synthase, which produces MLKIANRTISENSSVFVIAEAGVNHNGDLETAMKLVDAASKAGADAIKFQIFQTENLVNKDAEKAEYQKLTTSPDETQYDMLKKLELSYDDHIKIMEYCKRRNLIYLATPFDYESADMLEQADVPAFKIGSGDITNIPFLKYIAKKKKPIILSTGMSNLGEIEEAIEVIKNTGNKSIILLHCTSNYPTEYKDVNLNAMITMKNAFKLPVGYSDHTLGIEVAIAAVSMGALIIEKHFTLDKRMIGPDHKASLEPSELKLMIKSIRNIEAALGNGIKRCRENEKNVRDVARKSIIAAKDIPSGSVITEEMLITKRPGTGLPPKFFDYLIGKKARIHILKDTIIDFSMLE
- a CDS encoding PIG-L family deacetylase: MILMVVSPHPDDETLGAGGTILRYKKNGYKIAWLNFTDKKEEYGYSITEVDKRTSQINNVIKSYDFDYFYNLKLQPSGLDKYHKKDLIEEVSNIIRQIEPNRIILPYRYDIHSDHKVVFDVLNSCTKVFRFPFIKCILMMEIPSESDYANSDNGFVPNYFIDISDFIEKKIKILNIYDDEIKEHPFPRSEDSVKSLALIRGCASGCRYAEGFRILKFIED
- a CDS encoding formyltransferase family protein, with the translated sequence MRILFIGTVEFSKRILEKLIELNCNIVSVLTKEKSKYNSDFVNLSELCIHNNLEYKYFNNINEFETIKYIKSKEPDIIFCFGLSQLIGKELLNIPPMGVLGYHPALLPQNRGRHPIIWALALGLKETGSTFFFMNEDADSGDILSQEKIEINYSDDAKSLYEKITSIALKQIENFIPLLENGTYKTIKQDNVISNYWRKRSEKDGEIDWRMSSYTIYNLVRALTRPYPGAYFFYKNKKVRVWKVNEVRTNRYDNLEPGKVIKNNNGVLLIKAGDNCIEITDCDLGEIIMEGEYL
- the neuC gene encoding UDP-N-acetylglucosamine 2-epimerase, which translates into the protein MKKIAVVTGTRAEYGLLYPLLKKIKETNLFDLQIIVTGMHLSPEFGLTFKEIIDDGFEINEKIEMLLSSDSEIGITKSIGLGIIGFADALNRLRPDIVILLGDRFETFAAAVACLVAKIPIAHLYGGELTEGLIDDAIRHSITKMSTYHFTSTEVYKNRVIQLGENPERVFNVGALGIDNIENIKLLSREDLQEELSFKLGEVNILVTYHPVTLENNTSQAQFIELLKALDSFKNVKIIFTKPNADTDGRIISMLIDNYVKTNTDRAASFTSLGRLKYLSLMKNVDVILGNSSSGIIEAPTFKKPTVNIGDRQKGRIKAKSVIDCEANSEKIVLALKKALSTEFKKLCKTIDNPYGDGKSSERIINILKKILDTNISIKKTFYDMVM
- a CDS encoding LegC family aminotransferase, giving the protein MYNIQLDSPNLGDKEKDYLVKCIESGYVSTAGPFVPEFERRFAEFLNVNHCVSVQSGTAALHMALYELGIKDGDEVIVPSITFVATVNPIVYCGATPVFVDVDKDTWNIDPREIEKAITPKTKAIIPVHLYGNPCDMDKIMEIAMENNIYVIEDATESLGASYKGSMTGTIGHVGCFSFNGNKVITTGGGGMVSSNNEKWASHIRFLVNQARDMTQGYFHTEIGFNYRMTNLEASLGIAQLDRLAGFLEKKRMYFEIYKEIFDGIEEISLQKEYESAESSAWLPSVKIDCKKVGMAIPQIQDELKRRGIPTRRIFNPIVDFPPYKKYKKGSYSNSYEIYENGLNLPGSTLNTYEDIKYVAKTLLDILGIKKR
- a CDS encoding NAD-dependent 4,6-dehydratase LegB; translation: MNLKNKKVLVTGAGGFIGSHLAERLVEIGAKVKAFVRYNSNNNWGWLEKSKYKDEIEIYRGDIRDYDSVRDAMKGVDVVFHLAALIGIPYSYVSPLAYIKTNIEGTYNVLQSARELDIERVIHTSTSEVYGTARYIPIDELHPLQPQSPYSATKISADNLALSFYNSFDLPVTIVRPFNTYGPRQSARAVIPTIITQILNGEKYTKIGNLKPTRDLNFVFDTVNGFIKIAECDELVGNITNVGSGHEISIGSLVEMILKLMDANIEIVQDEQRFRPEKSEVERLVCDSSKIKKYTDWRPEYQLEDGLKETIRWIKDNISLYKSEVYNV
- a CDS encoding 6-hydroxymethylpterin diphosphokinase MptE-like protein, which codes for MSSFEILKAKDGNDTLVYMDGRKRNFLHSSYYPDREAKEWADVIEINDESILIIYGIGLGYHVNYLLGRLSPNNRLILVEPSNEIFQFALNNGYYDKFKNRQNLYFISEESEEKLNVILQAYIPWDNFENVVYKEFKQYPIVFREYYEKFNKCLLETINSMRINRNTALYFAEQWQSNFMENLEFVFRSVPVKSFFDVFKNIPAVIVSAGPSLDKNIDQLKEAKGKCVIICVGTALKALLKKNIEPDFVVSIDGGKKNFEHFDGHKVKSPLVYDLTLYPKILKEYEGPLIIAEIASEYTKLLSDKLSLDFGKLSTGPSVANLSLDFAYMLGCNPIIFMGQDLAYSDHRTHASGTTYEKDRIKENTDGKEYIYVKGNFEEKVLTDRVLLSFKTWFENYIYGHSDRIYINATEGGALIKGTKIIRFKEAIELFMKREINISDEIDSTLKNGKIKLDKRQIDGFIKEFEDAIKNLEKIKNDCIRAAKLSKKMYNEYQKDVNADVSHIVSILDKIDKRLKNSKDSFLYITSILNIVTTKVLKGFKPEKDETEKQKKLRIAMMSYTLYQGIYEAIEKSLEGLKKALKTVDEIKQ